A DNA window from Brassica napus cultivar Da-Ae chromosome A4, Da-Ae, whole genome shotgun sequence contains the following coding sequences:
- the LOC106390822 gene encoding glucan endo-1,3-beta-glucosidase 1: protein MSTFLMRILLALLVLALAIPQQSAAESEQWCIADEQTPDDELQAALDWACSKGGADCSKMQQQNQPCFLPNTIRDHASVAFNSYYQTYKHKGGSCYFKGAAMITELDPSHGSCHYEYKP from the exons ATGTCAACTTTCTTGATGAGGATACTTCTTGCTTTGCTTGTCTTAGCATTGGCAATTCCCCAACAGTCAG CGGCAGAGTCGGAACAATGGTGCATAGCCGATGAACAAACGCCAGACGATGAGTTGCAGGCAGCCTTAGACTGGGCTTGCTCGAAAGGCGGAGCAGACTGCAGCAAAATGCAGCAGCAAAACCAACCTTGCTTCTTGCCCAACACAATCAGGGATCATGCCTCTGTTGCCTTTAACAGTTATTACCAAACTTATAAGCACAAAGGGGGCTCTTGTTACTTCAAAGGCGCTGCCATGATCACTGAGCTTGACCCAA GTCATGGTTCTTGCCACTATGAGTATAAACCGTGA
- the LOC125607869 gene encoding histidine kinase 2-like, giving the protein MSITRELTSKKAEESKGGVKWIKKPLFFMIMCCLTTSLVIVLLMSSGKEEETGSCNGEARVLYRHQNVTRSEIHDLVSLFSDSDQVTSFECRKESIPGMWANYGITCSLNMRLEKEETQCGHDNSKSLIPWNLINPSGLQQSLLHPENHREGLDWDLPSYLRNTWWCLIFGLLVCHKIFVSHSKPPNEIEGKTNLQDSLAQKQQQRACRGAGKWRKNILLLGVIAGVSMSVWWFWDSNQKIILQRRETLENMCDERARVLQDQFNVSLNHVHALSILVSTFHHGKTPSAIDQKTFGEYTERTNFERPLTSGVAYALKVPHSKREQFEKDHGWTIKKMETEDQTLVQDCVPENFDPAPIQDEYAPVIFAQETVSHIVSVDMMSGQEDRENILRARASGKGVLTSPFKLLKSNHLGVVLTFAVYDTDLPADATEEQRVEATIGYLGASYDMPSLVEKLLHQLASKQTIVVDVYDTSNASGLIKMYGTEIGDTSEEYISSLDFGDPSRKHEMRCRFKDKLPIPWTAIIPSGLVLIITFLVGYIFHDAISRIAIVEEDCQKMMKLKARAEAADIAKSQFLATVSHEIRTPMNGVLGMLKMLMDTDLDAKQMDYAQTAHGSGKDLISLINEVLDQAKIESGRLELENVPFDMRLVLDNVSSLLSGKANEKGIELAVYVSSQVPEVVVGDPSRFRQIITNLVGNSIKFTREKGHIFISVHLAEEVRESVNIKDAVLRQRLAVGSSASGETVSGFPAVNAWGSWESFKTIYSTENHTCDRIIKLLVTVEDTGVGIPLDAQGRIFTPFMQADSSTSRTYGGTGIGLSISKRLVELMQGEMGFVSRPGIGSTFSFTGVFGKAETTSSFNTKFDLAIQEFKGLRALVIDSRNIRAEVTRYHLQRLGICADIVSSLRTACTCVNKLGGLAMVLIDKDAWNKKDFELLDGLLNCSKETTTRPTKILLLATSATLVERSEMKSSGLVDEVVIKPLRMSVLICSLQETLVNGKKRQPSRKRTNLGHLLREKRILVVDDNLVNRRVAEGALKKYGAIVTCVESGKAALAMLKPPHNFDACFMDLQMPEMDGFEATRRVRDLEKKKIVSGEMYSSWHVPILAMTADVIQATNEECVKCGMDGYVSKPFEEEALYAAVAKFFESDG; this is encoded by the exons ATGTCTATAACTCGTGAACTCACTTCAAAGAAGGCAGAGGAATCCAAGGGTGGTGTGAAGTGGATAAAAAAGCCTCTCTTCTTCATGATAATGTGTTGCTTAACCACCTCTTTGGTGATTGTTCTTTTGATGTCCTCGGGGAAGGAGGAGGAGACCGGTTCTTGTAATGGGGAAGCTAGAGTGTTGTACAGACATCAAAACGTCACTAGGAGTGAGATTCATGACTTGGTCTCTTTGTTCTCTGATTCAGATCAG GTAACATCCTTCGAATGTCGAAAAGAATCCATCCCTGGAATGTGGGCAAACTATGGTATTACATGTTCTCTGAATATGCGTTTGGAGAAAGAGGAGACTCAATGCGGCCATGACAATTCAAAGAGCTTAATTCCCTGGAATCTTATTAATCCATCAGGCTTACAACAG AGTTTACTGCACCCCGAAAACCACAGAGAAGGGCTGGATTGGGATTTGCCATCTTATTTAAGAAATACATGGTGGTGCCTTATCTTTGGTCTACTCGTGTGCCATAAGATTTTTGTTTCTCATTCTAAACCACCGAATGAGATAGAAGGAAAAACAAATCTGCAAGATTCTTTAGCTCAAAAGCAGCAGCAGCGAGCTTGTAGAGGGGCTGGGAAATGGAGGAAGAACATCCTTCTCCTCGGTGTCATCGCAGGAGTTTCCATGTCGGTTTGGTGGTTCTGGGACTCCAATCAGAAGATCATACTGCAACGGAGGGAAACTTTAGAAAACATGTGTGATGAGCGAGCCCGTGTGTTACAAGATCAGTTCAATGTTAGCCTGAACCATGTTCACGCCTTATCTATTCTTGTATCCACCTTTCACCATGGTAAAACCCCTTCTGCCATTGATCAG AAAACATTTGGTGAATATACTGAGAGAACAAACTTCGAGAGGCCCCTTACCAGTGGTGTTGCGTATGCTTTGAAAGTCCCACACTCCAAAAGAGAGCAATTTGAGAAGGATCATGGGTGGAcaataaagaaaatggaaaCTGAGGACCAGACACTTGTCCAAGATTGTGTTCCTGAAAATTTTGATCCAGCACCTATTCAAGACGAGTACGCTCCAGTCATATTTGCTCAAGAAACTGTTTCCCATATTGTATCGGTCGACATGATGTCTGGACAA GAAGACCGTGAAAACATCTTGAGGGCAAGGGCATCAGGAAAGGGTGTATTAACATCTCCGTTTAAGCTTCTGAAGTCAAATCATCTCGGCGTTGTCTTGACCTTTGCTGTCTATGACACGGACCTACCCGCTGATGCTACAGAAGAACAGCGTGTTGAAGCAACTATTgg ATACCTTGGTGCATCATATGATATGCCATCGCTGGTGGAGAAACTTCTTCACCAACTTGCCAGCAAACAGACAATTGTGGTGGATGTTTATGATACAAGTAACGCCTCGGGTCTAATTAAAATGTACGGAACTGAAATTGGGGATACAAGTGAAGAGTACATAAGTAGCCTTGATTTTGGTGATCCATCCAGAAAACATGAGATGCGCTGCAG GTTTAAAGATAAACTTCCCATCCCTTGGACAGCGATAATACCGTCAGGCTTAGTTCTGATTATTACTTTTCTGGTTGGTTATATCTTCCATGATGCCATCAGTCGAATTGCCATAGTTGAAGAGGACTGTCAGAAGATGATGAAACTGAAAGCTCGCGCTGAGGCTGCTGACATTGCCAAATCACAG TTTCTGGCAACTGTTTCTCATGAGATACGGACTCCAATGAATGGTGTTCTAG GAATGCTGAAAATGCTTATGGACACTGATCTTGACGCGAAACAAATGGACTATGCACAAACTGCTCATGGGAGTGGGAAGGATCTTATATCACTAATAAACGAGGTTCTTGATCAGGCAAAGATTGAATCAGGAAGGCTTGAGCTTGAAAATGTGCCTTTTGATATGCGCTTAGTTCTGGATAATGTTTCATCTCTACTCTCTGGCAAGGCAAATGAAAAAGGAATTGAG TTGGCAGTTTATGTTTCTAGTCAAGTTCCTGAAGTTGTAGTAGGTGATCCGAGTCGGTTCAGGCAAATAATTACAAACCTGGTTGGAAACTCAATCAAG ttCACACGGGAGAAGGGACACATATTTATCTCGGTGCACCTTGCAGAAGAGGTGAGGGAGAGTGTTAATATCAAAGATGCAGTACTAAGACAGAGGTTAGCTGTGGGAAGCAGTGCGTCCGGTGAGACAGTAAGCGGGTTTCCTGCTGTGAATGCATGGGGAAGCTGGGAGAGTTTCAAGACAATTTACAGCACTGAGAATCATACTTGTGATAGAATCATCAAATTGCTAGTTACAGTGGAGGACACAGGGGTGGGCATACCTTTGGATGCACAAGGAAGAATATTCACTCCTTTTATGCAAGCTGACAGCTCCACATCTCGTACTTATGGTGGGACCGGCATAGGTTTGAGCATAAGCAAGCGTTTGGTTGAACTAATGCAAGGAGAAATGGGGTTTGTGAGCAGGCCTGGGATAGGGAGTACTTTTTCATTTACGGGAGTTTTTGGGAAAGCAGAAACAACAAGTTCGTTTAATACTAAGTTTGATCTAGCTATTCAGGAGTTCAAAGGACTGAGGGCATTAGTTATTGATAGCAGAAACATTCGAGCAGAGGTGACCAGATACCATCTGCAGAGATTGGGAATATGTGCAGACATTGTTTCAAGTCTGAGAACAGCATGCACATGTGTCAA caaattAGGAGGTTTGGCGATGGTTCTAATCGATAAAGACGCGTGGAACAAGAAAGACTTTGAACTACTTGATGGGTTGCTTAATTGTAGCAAAGAAACCACCACAAGACCGACAAAGATTTTACTTTTGGCAACCTCTGCAACTCTTGTAGAGCGCAGTGAGATGAAGTCTTCTGGTCTGGTGGACGAGGTGGTAATAAAGCCCCTTCGGATGAGTGTCCTAATATGCTCTTTGCAAGAAACCCTGGTCAATGGTAAGAAGAGGCAACCAAGCAGAAAGCGAACGAATCTTGGACACTTACTGAGAGAAAAGAGGATTCTGGTTGTGGACGATAATCTGGTGAACAGAAGAGTCGCTGAAGGCGCGCTTAAGAAATATGGAGCTATCGTTACATGCGTTGAGAGTGGGAAGGCTGCATTGGCAATGCTCAAGCCGCCTCACAACTTTGATGCTTGCTTCATGGACCTCCAGATGCCTGAGATGGACGG ATTTGAAGCAACGAGGAGAGTCCGTGAtctagagaagaagaaaatagttTCTGGTGAAATGTACAGTAGCTGGCACGTTCCAATATTAGCAATGACAGCTGATGTGATTCAGGCTACTAACGAAGAATGCGTCAAATGTGGGATGGATGGTTATGTATCGAAACCGTTTGAAGAAGAAGCTCTCTATGCAGCTGTAGCAAAGTTCTTTGAATCTGATGGTTAA